Proteins encoded together in one Bradyrhizobium sp. CB82 window:
- a CDS encoding multidrug efflux RND transporter permease subunit, whose protein sequence is MISKFFIERPVLSNVIALLMILIGGVALFNLAIAQYPDVVPPTVQVTTRYPGASAKTVIDTVALPIEQQVNGVEDMLYMQSYSGSDGTYTLTVTFKIGVDLNFAQVLVQNRVSSALAQLPQAVQNQGVTVQKKSTAILLFVTLTSPDSRFDSLYLSNYATINIRDELSRLPGVGNVTVFGAGQYSMRVWLDPNQLQVRGLMPSDVITAIQQQSQQVSAGQVGAPPTPPGQAFQYTLNVNGRLDDTTQFENIIVKSGTSGDVTRVRDVGWVELGAQTYSQIFSLNKQPATGIGVFQSPGANALQVEQAVEKKMAELAKAFPQGIKYDTPFDTTKFVQASVHEVYMTLIEAGLLVLVVILVFLQDWRAMLVPATTVPVTIIGAFAAMAALGFTINMSTLFAIVLAIGIVVDDAIVVVEGAAHNIEQGMNGHDAAIRAMDQLFAPIVGITLVLISVFLPASFLAGLTGRIYSQFALVIAATALLSAINAATLKPTQCALWLRPAVPPERRNFFYRGFNAVYNRVERGYTRLIGALVRNSAISVAVALVLIGIGGYGLSRVPTGFLPIEDQGYLIAAVQLPDGAALERTQSVLDKASELIKDTPGVQQVITIAGISALDNSASLANAGVAYIILKDWGARGKGEDLRSLVYGLNDRLATLMEARTLVLPPPPIQGIGNAAGFSMQVELRDGNSDFAKLQAITGAMVGNAQSQSALQRVSSSFRSSVPQFNVEIDRVKTQTLHVTTDQVFSALSTYLGSSYVNQFNKFGRVFQVYTQADPAFRVTERDIANMQVRNSNGDMIPIGTVAKVTPATGPSLISLYNLYPSSTIVGLPAQGYSSGESLQLMEEIADKTLPSGTGYEWTAMSYQEKAVSNQIYWVFGLAMLLVYLVLAGQYESWYAPISVILAVPLSLIGPMLVLNGLKIDNNLYCQIGLILLIALSAKNAILIVEVGLELHVRDGKPLMESAIEAARARFRPILMTSFAFILGVVPLVLATGAGASARKSIGITVFSGMLASTCLAVLFVPAFFVVVQRFENWRASKKKVSPAPPATAEVKS, encoded by the coding sequence ATGATCTCAAAATTCTTCATCGAGCGACCGGTCCTCTCGAACGTCATCGCGCTCCTGATGATCCTGATCGGCGGCGTCGCGCTGTTCAATCTCGCGATCGCGCAATATCCCGACGTGGTGCCGCCGACCGTGCAGGTCACCACCCGCTATCCCGGCGCCAGCGCCAAGACTGTGATCGACACCGTGGCGCTGCCGATCGAGCAGCAGGTCAACGGCGTCGAGGACATGCTCTACATGCAGTCCTACAGCGGCTCCGACGGCACCTACACGCTGACCGTGACGTTCAAGATCGGCGTCGACCTGAACTTCGCGCAGGTGCTGGTGCAGAACCGCGTTTCCAGCGCGCTCGCACAACTGCCGCAGGCCGTGCAGAACCAGGGCGTCACTGTCCAGAAGAAATCGACCGCGATCTTGCTGTTCGTGACGCTGACCTCGCCGGACTCGCGGTTCGACAGCTTGTATTTGAGCAACTACGCCACCATCAACATCCGCGACGAGCTCTCCCGCCTGCCCGGCGTCGGCAACGTCACGGTGTTCGGGGCTGGCCAGTATTCGATGCGGGTGTGGCTCGACCCGAACCAGCTCCAGGTCCGCGGACTGATGCCGTCGGACGTCATCACGGCGATCCAGCAGCAGAGCCAGCAGGTCTCGGCCGGCCAGGTCGGTGCGCCGCCGACGCCGCCTGGACAGGCGTTCCAATATACGCTGAACGTCAACGGCCGACTCGACGACACCACCCAGTTCGAGAACATCATCGTCAAATCGGGCACCAGCGGTGACGTCACGCGCGTACGCGACGTCGGCTGGGTCGAACTGGGAGCGCAGACCTACAGCCAGATCTTCTCGCTCAACAAGCAGCCCGCCACCGGCATCGGCGTGTTTCAGTCGCCCGGCGCCAACGCGCTTCAGGTCGAGCAGGCCGTCGAGAAGAAGATGGCGGAGCTCGCAAAGGCCTTCCCGCAAGGCATCAAATACGACACGCCGTTCGACACCACCAAATTCGTGCAGGCCTCTGTCCACGAGGTCTACATGACCCTGATCGAGGCCGGCCTCCTGGTTCTGGTCGTGATCCTCGTGTTCCTGCAGGACTGGCGCGCGATGCTGGTGCCGGCGACGACCGTGCCGGTGACCATCATCGGCGCGTTCGCCGCGATGGCCGCGCTCGGCTTCACCATCAACATGTCGACGCTGTTTGCGATCGTGCTCGCGATTGGCATCGTGGTCGACGACGCGATCGTCGTGGTGGAGGGCGCCGCCCACAACATCGAGCAGGGCATGAACGGTCACGACGCCGCGATCCGGGCGATGGACCAGCTGTTCGCGCCGATCGTCGGCATCACCTTGGTGCTGATCTCCGTGTTCCTGCCGGCGTCGTTCCTCGCCGGCCTCACGGGTCGCATTTATTCCCAATTCGCGCTGGTGATCGCCGCGACCGCGCTGCTCAGCGCCATCAACGCGGCGACGCTGAAGCCGACGCAGTGCGCGCTGTGGCTGCGGCCGGCGGTACCGCCGGAGCGGCGCAACTTCTTCTACCGCGGCTTCAACGCCGTCTATAACCGCGTCGAGCGGGGCTATACGCGGCTGATCGGCGCGCTGGTCAGGAACAGCGCCATCTCGGTTGCGGTCGCGCTGGTCCTTATCGGCATCGGCGGCTACGGCCTGTCACGCGTGCCGACCGGCTTCCTGCCGATCGAGGATCAGGGCTATCTGATCGCCGCCGTGCAACTGCCCGACGGCGCGGCGCTCGAGCGAACCCAGAGCGTGCTCGACAAGGCCAGCGAACTCATCAAGGACACGCCGGGTGTCCAGCAGGTCATCACCATTGCCGGCATCTCCGCGCTCGACAACAGCGCGAGCCTTGCGAATGCCGGCGTCGCCTACATCATCCTGAAGGACTGGGGGGCGCGCGGCAAAGGCGAGGATCTGCGCTCGCTGGTATACGGGCTGAACGACAGGCTTGCGACCCTGATGGAAGCGCGCACGCTGGTGCTGCCACCGCCGCCAATCCAGGGCATCGGCAACGCGGCCGGCTTCTCGATGCAGGTCGAGCTGCGCGACGGCAACAGCGATTTTGCAAAGCTCCAGGCAATCACCGGCGCGATGGTCGGCAACGCCCAAAGCCAGAGCGCGCTGCAGCGCGTCTCCTCATCGTTCCGCTCATCCGTGCCGCAATTCAATGTCGAGATCGATCGCGTCAAGACCCAGACGCTGCACGTGACAACGGACCAGGTATTCTCGGCGCTATCGACCTATCTCGGCTCGTCCTACGTCAACCAGTTCAACAAGTTCGGCCGTGTATTCCAGGTCTATACCCAGGCCGATCCGGCGTTCCGCGTCACCGAGCGCGACATCGCCAACATGCAGGTGCGCAACTCGAACGGCGATATGATCCCGATCGGCACCGTAGCGAAGGTCACGCCGGCCACGGGTCCGTCGCTGATCAGCCTCTACAATCTCTATCCCTCTTCGACCATCGTCGGCCTGCCGGCGCAGGGCTATTCCTCCGGCGAGTCCCTGCAATTGATGGAAGAGATCGCGGACAAGACGCTGCCATCAGGCACCGGCTATGAATGGACCGCGATGTCCTATCAGGAGAAGGCCGTCTCCAATCAGATTTACTGGGTGTTCGGCCTCGCCATGCTGCTGGTCTATCTCGTGCTGGCCGGCCAGTACGAGAGCTGGTACGCACCGATCTCGGTGATCCTCGCGGTGCCGCTGTCGCTGATCGGACCGATGCTGGTGCTCAATGGCCTTAAGATCGACAACAACCTCTATTGCCAGATCGGCCTGATCCTCCTGATCGCGCTATCGGCGAAGAACGCGATCCTGATCGTCGAGGTCGGCCTGGAGCTGCACGTCCGCGACGGCAAGCCGCTGATGGAGTCCGCGATCGAAGCAGCACGCGCCCGCTTCCGGCCGATCCTGATGACGTCGTTCGCCTTCATCCTCGGCGTCGTGCCCTTGGTGCTCGCAACCGGCGCCGGCGCCAGCGCGCGCAAGTCGATCGGCATCACCGTGTTCTCAGGCATGCTCGCCTCGACCTGTCTCGCGGTGCTGTTCGTGCCCGCCTTCTTCGTGGTGGTACAGCGTTTTGAGAACTGGCGCGCGTCGAAGAAGAAGGTATCGCCGGCCCCGCCGGCAACCGCGGAGGTGAAGTCCTAA